In Streptomyces seoulensis, the following are encoded in one genomic region:
- a CDS encoding SGNH/GDSL hydrolase family protein, whose amino-acid sequence MTSMSRARVARRIAAGAAYGGGGLGLVGAAAVGLLLTEMRMARRHVNNGSATGRVPLADGVYGTGYGRFGEPPLRLAVLGDSTAAGQGVHRAGQTPGALLAAGLAAVAERPVSLRNVALPGATSDDLERQVALVLAAPITAPDICVIMIGANDVTRRIPPTRSVRHLSATVRRLRSAGAEVVVGTCPDLGTIEPVRQPLRWLARRASRQLAAAQTIGAVEQGGRTVSLGDLLGPEFAANPRELFGPDHYHPSAEGYATAAMAVLPTLCAALGLWPAEEERPDASRREGFLPVARAAAEAASEAGTEVAAAMPTGPRGPWALLKRRRRRRVRETEPVTPS is encoded by the coding sequence ATGACGAGCATGTCGAGGGCGAGAGTGGCCCGGCGCATCGCGGCCGGGGCGGCGTACGGAGGCGGCGGGCTCGGACTGGTGGGCGCGGCCGCCGTCGGACTGCTGCTGACGGAGATGCGGATGGCGCGGCGCCATGTGAACAACGGCTCCGCCACCGGCCGGGTCCCCCTGGCGGACGGTGTGTACGGCACGGGGTACGGGCGCTTCGGCGAACCCCCGCTGCGGCTGGCCGTGCTGGGCGACTCCACGGCCGCCGGGCAGGGCGTGCACCGGGCGGGCCAGACACCGGGCGCGCTGCTGGCCGCCGGGCTGGCGGCGGTGGCGGAGCGGCCGGTGTCGCTGCGCAACGTCGCCCTGCCGGGCGCCACCTCGGACGATCTGGAACGGCAGGTGGCGCTGGTGCTGGCCGCCCCGATCACCGCTCCCGACATCTGCGTGATCATGATCGGCGCCAACGACGTCACCCGCCGCATCCCGCCCACCCGCTCGGTGCGGCACCTGTCGGCGACGGTACGGCGGCTGCGCTCGGCCGGCGCCGAGGTGGTCGTCGGCACCTGTCCCGACCTCGGCACCATCGAGCCGGTGCGGCAGCCGCTGCGCTGGCTGGCCCGGCGCGCCTCGCGGCAGCTGGCGGCGGCGCAGACCATCGGGGCGGTGGAGCAGGGCGGCCGGACGGTGTCGCTGGGCGACCTGCTGGGCCCGGAGTTCGCGGCCAACCCCCGCGAGCTGTTCGGCCCGGACCACTACCACCCCTCGGCCGAGGGGTACGCGACGGCGGCGATGGCGGTGCTGCCCACCCTCTGCGCGGCGCTCGGCCTGTGGCCCGCCGAGGAGGAGCGGCCGGACGCCTCGCGCCGGGAGGGCTTCCTGCCGGTGGCCCGCGCGGCCGCCGAGGCGGCGTCGGAGGCGGGTACGGAGG